In Acaryochloris marina S15, a single genomic region encodes these proteins:
- a CDS encoding IS1634 family transposase, which translates to MYSPQEIDVQDIDHLGIIAGIVDEIGIVEIVDRLLGTHEQENVSCGQVVKALILNGMGFLSAPLYLFSEFFESKATEHLLGQGVLPEHLNDTRIGRVLDKLYAYGVTQIFIHVAMAVVQKFDVALRCAHLDATSLSVEGQYLDKPQVEASDESPSAPESPSPALAESEEPIPVKITYGYSRDNRRDLKQFVLNLLVSGDGGIPLFLQVGNGNDADKSTFVPIIHEFKQQWSQQQPEVIVADSALYSADNLQALGSTSWISRVPASSTAAQDLLQGLPGSQFHPSALNGYSFVEVCSTYGEIQQRWLVVESKARRDSGLKQVQKRIDQAFSQKTTALKTLCKQTFLCPADALAAAQDFGKILRYHTLDDLKIHKKPHYSKAGRPTKATVVTHYTYSIEATLTLNEPVIERYRRQAGRFILATNLLEQEQWSNDDILREYKNQQACEGGFRFIKDPLFFASSVFLKTPRRIAALAMIMALCLMVYSLGQRQLRNALEQVQTTLPNQKGKQTMKPTLRWILQCFQAVHLVWLDGAKHLIKLNSRQQLILPFLGKGCKKYYLLC; encoded by the coding sequence ATGTATTCACCTCAAGAGATAGACGTTCAGGATATTGACCATCTCGGTATTATTGCCGGTATCGTCGATGAGATCGGCATTGTCGAAATAGTGGATCGATTATTAGGTACTCACGAGCAAGAGAATGTTAGTTGTGGTCAAGTTGTCAAAGCCCTGATTCTAAATGGTATGGGCTTTTTGAGTGCTCCATTGTACTTATTTAGTGAGTTTTTCGAAAGCAAAGCAACCGAGCACTTACTCGGTCAAGGTGTACTGCCAGAGCACCTCAACGATACCCGTATCGGTCGAGTCCTCGACAAGCTCTATGCCTATGGTGTGACCCAGATATTTATCCATGTGGCAATGGCAGTCGTTCAGAAATTCGATGTAGCTCTAAGGTGTGCGCATCTAGATGCGACAAGCCTTAGTGTTGAGGGGCAATACTTAGATAAACCACAGGTTGAGGCGTCAGACGAATCCCCCTCTGCACCTGAGTCCCCCTCCCCTGCACTGGCTGAATCAGAGGAGCCGATACCCGTGAAAATCACCTACGGCTACTCACGGGACAATCGTCGTGATCTCAAGCAGTTTGTATTGAACCTACTGGTGAGTGGGGACGGGGGTATTCCTTTATTTTTACAAGTGGGCAACGGTAATGATGCGGACAAAAGTACGTTTGTGCCTATCATCCATGAATTTAAGCAACAGTGGAGTCAGCAACAGCCAGAGGTGATTGTTGCTGATAGTGCCCTCTACAGTGCCGACAATCTGCAAGCATTAGGAAGTACATCTTGGATTAGCCGAGTTCCAGCAAGTTCAACGGCAGCCCAAGACTTATTACAAGGGCTGCCGGGTTCACAGTTTCACCCCAGTGCTCTCAACGGCTATAGCTTTGTCGAAGTATGTAGTACCTATGGAGAGATTCAACAACGGTGGCTGGTGGTTGAAAGTAAAGCTCGCAGAGACTCTGGACTCAAACAAGTGCAAAAGCGGATTGATCAGGCGTTTAGCCAAAAAACTACTGCACTTAAAACCCTCTGCAAACAGACCTTCTTGTGCCCTGCAGATGCTTTAGCTGCAGCCCAAGATTTTGGCAAAATCCTCAGGTATCACACCCTTGACGATCTCAAAATCCACAAAAAACCTCATTATTCAAAGGCTGGACGACCGACAAAAGCAACGGTTGTGACTCACTACACCTATTCTATTGAGGCTACCTTAACCCTCAATGAGCCAGTCATCGAACGCTATCGGCGGCAAGCAGGTCGTTTCATCTTAGCCACCAATCTCTTGGAACAAGAGCAATGGAGCAATGATGATATTCTGCGCGAGTATAAGAACCAGCAGGCGTGTGAAGGAGGCTTTCGCTTTATCAAAGATCCACTCTTCTTTGCCTCTAGTGTTTTCCTGAAGACACCTCGGCGTATCGCTGCCTTAGCCATGATCATGGCCTTGTGTTTGATGGTCTACAGCTTAGGACAACGACAGTTAAGAAATGCACTAGAACAAGTACAAACAACTCTCCCTAATCAGAAGGGGAAACAAACTATGAAACCTACGTTACGTTGGATTCTCCAATGCTTTCAGGCCGTCCATTTAGTTTGGCTTGATGGTGCCAAGCATCTCATCAAGCTCAACAGCAGGCAGCAACTTATCTTGCCGTTCCTTGGGAAGGGCTGTAAAAAATATTATCTGCTCTGCTAG